In Dietzia sp. ANT_WB102, a genomic segment contains:
- a CDS encoding carbonic anhydrase, translating into MPSDLTPAAALDRLLTGNKRYVDGEGLHMHQDPARRAELTGEQHPFGMVFGCADSRVPAEVVFDQGLGDLFVIRNAGHIVDPSVLGSIEFGVDVLGIPLTLVLGHTSCGAVGATITAIDTHSTPSGYLRDVVERISPAVFEARRDPDAGYVDIVIENVRQTVTAIREKSTAVNRAIAEGRTAIVGAIYNLEAGTVTPVYTEGTITAN; encoded by the coding sequence ATGCCATCAGATCTCACACCTGCCGCCGCACTCGACCGACTCCTCACCGGTAACAAGCGCTACGTCGACGGCGAGGGGCTCCACATGCATCAGGATCCCGCCCGCCGCGCCGAGCTCACCGGGGAACAACACCCCTTCGGCATGGTGTTCGGCTGCGCCGACTCGCGAGTGCCTGCCGAGGTCGTCTTCGACCAGGGCCTGGGTGACCTGTTCGTCATCCGCAACGCCGGACACATCGTGGACCCGTCCGTCCTGGGCTCGATCGAATTCGGCGTGGACGTGCTGGGGATCCCGTTGACCCTGGTCCTGGGGCACACCTCGTGCGGCGCGGTCGGCGCGACGATCACCGCCATCGATACGCACTCGACCCCGTCCGGGTACCTGCGAGACGTGGTGGAGCGGATCTCGCCGGCCGTCTTCGAGGCTCGCCGCGACCCAGACGCCGGCTATGTCGACATCGTCATCGAGAACGTGCGCCAGACGGTCACCGCGATCCGGGAAAAGTCCACGGCCGTCAACCGCGCGATCGCCGAGGGACGTACCGCGATCGTCGGGGCGATCTACAACCTCGAGGCCGGGACGGTCACCCCGGTGTACACCGAGGGCACGATCACCGCGAACTGA
- a CDS encoding AAA family ATPase, with translation MAAGGVLDPRPVVRVERRRDADATVGHDLASTGAAEWPYSIPAVSQLLRDGLELDDLTVLVGENGTGKSTIVEAVAMAYGLGAEGGSVNGRDVTWESESKLHDAVQLVRGGGASKWGYFLRAETMHGMFTYLQSSGPEQDFHSRSHGEAFWDIVTTSRFADGGLFVLDEPEAGLSFAAQLRLVALLLELADRRGAQVLMATHSPILASVPGAALYELTDSGIQRGRWEDLGMVDHYRRYLDAPDRYLRHLLE, from the coding sequence ATGGCTGCTGGTGGGGTGCTCGATCCGCGGCCGGTGGTGCGGGTCGAGCGGCGACGAGACGCCGATGCGACGGTCGGCCACGATCTCGCCTCTACCGGTGCCGCCGAGTGGCCGTACTCGATCCCGGCAGTGTCGCAGCTGCTACGCGACGGGCTCGAGCTCGACGATCTCACCGTGTTGGTGGGGGAGAACGGGACCGGCAAGTCGACGATCGTCGAAGCCGTCGCGATGGCGTACGGGCTCGGCGCGGAGGGCGGGTCCGTCAACGGCCGCGACGTCACCTGGGAGTCGGAGTCGAAGCTTCACGACGCGGTGCAGTTGGTCCGCGGCGGGGGCGCGTCCAAGTGGGGATATTTCCTGCGCGCCGAGACCATGCACGGCATGTTCACCTATCTGCAGTCCTCGGGTCCTGAGCAGGACTTCCATTCCCGCAGTCACGGCGAAGCGTTCTGGGACATCGTCACCACGTCGAGATTCGCGGACGGTGGACTGTTCGTACTGGACGAGCCCGAGGCCGGATTGTCTTTTGCCGCCCAACTCAGGCTGGTCGCCCTGTTGCTCGAACTGGCTGACCGGCGCGGCGCACAGGTACTCATGGCCACCCACTCGCCGATCCTCGCCTCGGTTCCGGGGGCCGCGCTGTATGAGCTCACCGACTCCGGCATCCAGCGTGGTCGTTGGGAGGATCTGGGGATGGTCGACCACTACCGGCGCTACCTCGACGCACCTGATCGGTATCTGCGCCACCTGCTGGAGTGA
- a CDS encoding FAD-binding dehydrogenase — protein MTSPASRSHRTTGEARPVHPVYPAWQPPSTSRASNTGPLPAPEPGFVPDVIIVGHGLSGLVATYEASRAGKKVLVVDQENEKNLGGQAYWSLGGLFLVDTPEQRRIGIKDSLELAWRDWLGSAGFDRPEDHWPRQWARAYVEFAAGEKRRYLHDLGLRIIPTVGWAERGGGDVAGHGNSVPRFHVTWGTGPEVVRVFEEPVLDAARAGLVRFAVRHRVDEIIVENDRAVGVRGVTLAPCDYDRGVASPREETGQFEFRAKAVLLASGGIGGNPDLVRKYWPADRLGAAPEHLIVGVPEHVDGRMLEISEMAGAHLINRDRMWHYTEGVANFAPVWPSHAIRIIPGPSTLWLDANGDRMPVPLFPGFHTTASIEAIRTTGYDYSWFILDSAIAGKEFILSGSEQNPELTDKSLKKFASKAGGGLPPSIADFAEKGVDWVVADTIEELVGGLNSTLREGEPELDVEKVREFVLAMDGQMDNPFAKDAQVQAIHNSRRVLTDKLTRLAKPHRLLKHSGPGKGSAAGSGGPLIGVKVHLMTRKTLGGIETTLDSQCLTPDGELFPGLYAAGEAAGFGGGGVHGYNALEGTFLGGCIFSGMKAGRAMAREV, from the coding sequence ATGACTAGTCCTGCGTCCCGTTCGCATCGCACCACCGGGGAGGCCCGGCCCGTCCATCCTGTCTACCCGGCGTGGCAACCGCCGTCCACATCGCGGGCGTCGAACACTGGTCCGCTGCCGGCGCCCGAGCCCGGCTTCGTCCCTGACGTGATCATCGTGGGCCACGGGCTCTCCGGTCTGGTCGCCACCTACGAGGCGTCCCGGGCGGGCAAGAAGGTGCTCGTGGTGGACCAGGAGAACGAGAAGAACCTCGGTGGTCAGGCCTACTGGTCCCTTGGCGGGCTCTTCCTGGTCGACACCCCCGAGCAGCGGCGGATCGGCATCAAGGACTCACTCGAGTTGGCGTGGCGGGACTGGCTCGGCTCCGCCGGGTTCGACCGCCCCGAGGACCACTGGCCGCGGCAGTGGGCGCGTGCCTACGTCGAGTTCGCCGCGGGGGAGAAGCGGCGATACCTCCACGACCTGGGCCTGCGGATCATCCCCACCGTCGGCTGGGCCGAGCGCGGCGGCGGCGACGTGGCGGGCCACGGCAACTCTGTCCCGCGTTTCCACGTGACCTGGGGGACGGGGCCCGAGGTGGTGCGGGTGTTCGAGGAGCCCGTCCTGGACGCCGCCCGCGCCGGGCTGGTGCGTTTCGCCGTGCGTCACCGTGTGGACGAGATCATCGTGGAGAACGACCGCGCCGTGGGCGTGCGTGGTGTGACCCTCGCGCCGTGCGATTACGACCGGGGTGTGGCTTCACCCAGGGAAGAGACCGGCCAGTTCGAATTCCGCGCGAAGGCTGTACTCCTAGCCTCGGGTGGGATCGGCGGCAACCCCGACCTGGTGCGCAAGTATTGGCCCGCCGACCGGCTCGGGGCCGCGCCAGAGCACCTGATCGTGGGCGTTCCGGAGCACGTGGACGGCCGGATGCTGGAGATTTCCGAGATGGCGGGAGCCCACCTCATCAACCGAGATCGGATGTGGCATTACACGGAGGGCGTGGCCAACTTCGCGCCGGTGTGGCCGTCGCACGCGATCCGCATCATTCCGGGCCCGTCCACGCTGTGGCTGGACGCCAACGGCGACCGGATGCCGGTGCCCCTGTTCCCCGGGTTCCACACGACCGCCTCCATCGAGGCCATCCGCACAACCGGATACGACTACTCCTGGTTCATTCTCGATTCGGCTATCGCGGGCAAGGAGTTCATCCTCTCCGGTTCCGAGCAGAACCCTGAGCTGACGGACAAGAGCCTGAAGAAGTTCGCGTCCAAGGCCGGCGGTGGCCTTCCGCCGTCGATCGCGGACTTCGCCGAGAAGGGTGTCGACTGGGTGGTCGCCGACACCATCGAGGAGCTGGTCGGCGGGTTGAACAGCACCTTGCGCGAGGGTGAGCCCGAACTGGACGTGGAGAAGGTCCGCGAGTTCGTCCTGGCCATGGACGGGCAGATGGACAATCCGTTCGCCAAGGACGCCCAGGTGCAGGCCATCCATAATTCCCGCCGGGTGCTCACCGACAAGCTCACGCGCCTGGCCAAGCCGCACCGGTTGCTCAAGCATTCGGGGCCGGGCAAGGGTTCGGCTGCGGGCTCCGGGGGGCCGCTCATCGGCGTCAAGGTCCACCTGATGACCCGCAAAACGCTCGGGGGGATCGAGACCACGCTGGATTCGCAGTGCCTGACCCCCGATGGCGAGCTCTTTCCCGGTTTGTACGCGGCTGGGGAGGCCGCCGGGTTCGGTGGTGGTGGCGTCCACGGCTACAACGCTCTTGAGGGCACGTTCCTCGGCGGCTGCATCTTCTCGGGGATGAAGGCGGGCCGGGCGATGGCGCGGGAGGTCTGA
- the proB gene encoding glutamate 5-kinase, with protein MTAERELRRRIGAARRVVVKIGSSAITSFHGGIRRTELDILADVCQSRMTAGSDVFVVSSGAIGAGMAPLGMSTRPATLSAKQAAASVGQLELARAWGDSFARYDRVVGQVLLTAADIGRRDSAANAQRTLDRLRTLRAVPVINENDTVATNEIRFGDNDRLAALVAHLISADALILLSDVDALYDSDPRKGGATAVTMVGGESDLEGVVAGAGGALGTGGMASKLAAARLAAEAGIPVLLTAAELAPQALAADPAVGTVFAARPERMTARRFWLRHAADAHGAVLLDDGAVRAVTGSRRSLLLAGVTGVDGLFHFGDVIEMHDAEGRVVARGIAQYDSIEVRARLADREAGTGGNGQGRPLVHADDLVPV; from the coding sequence GTGACCGCGGAGCGGGAACTGCGCCGTCGTATCGGCGCTGCCCGCCGTGTGGTCGTCAAGATCGGCTCCTCAGCCATCACCAGCTTCCACGGTGGGATTCGGCGGACCGAGCTCGACATACTCGCCGACGTCTGCCAGTCGCGGATGACCGCGGGTTCGGACGTCTTTGTCGTCTCCTCCGGTGCGATCGGCGCCGGCATGGCCCCACTGGGCATGTCCACCCGCCCCGCCACCCTGTCCGCGAAGCAGGCCGCCGCCAGCGTCGGTCAGCTCGAACTGGCGCGGGCCTGGGGCGACTCGTTCGCCCGCTACGACAGGGTGGTGGGGCAGGTCCTGCTCACCGCTGCCGACATCGGACGCCGGGACAGTGCCGCCAATGCCCAGCGGACCCTCGATCGTCTGCGCACTCTGCGCGCTGTCCCGGTGATCAACGAGAACGACACCGTGGCCACCAACGAGATCCGGTTCGGCGACAATGACCGGCTCGCCGCCCTGGTCGCTCACCTCATCAGCGCCGATGCCCTCATTCTGCTCTCGGACGTCGACGCCCTGTACGACTCCGACCCCCGCAAGGGCGGGGCCACCGCGGTCACGATGGTCGGCGGCGAGAGCGACCTAGAGGGTGTGGTGGCCGGGGCCGGCGGGGCGTTGGGGACGGGCGGCATGGCGTCGAAGCTCGCCGCGGCCCGCCTGGCCGCCGAGGCGGGCATCCCGGTCCTGCTCACCGCTGCAGAGCTCGCCCCACAGGCCCTCGCAGCGGACCCCGCCGTGGGAACGGTCTTCGCGGCCCGGCCCGAGCGGATGACCGCCCGGCGCTTCTGGCTCCGCCATGCTGCTGACGCGCATGGCGCAGTTCTGTTGGACGACGGCGCGGTCCGCGCGGTAACCGGCTCGCGTCGCTCCCTGTTGTTGGCCGGGGTGACCGGCGTGGACGGGCTCTTCCACTTCGGTGATGTCATCGAGATGCATGATGCCGAAGGCCGGGTGGTGGCCCGTGGGATCGCGCAGTACGACTCCATCGAAGTCCGAGCCCGGTTGGCCGACCGGGAGGCCGGTACCGGCGGGAACGGTCAGGGGCGCCCGTTGGTGCATGCAGACGATCTCGTCCCGGTCTGA
- a CDS encoding Sir2 family NAD-dependent protein deacetylase, translating into MVRIRETAWTPAERTQPDPDLPDRAAALADLLRGRQATMLTGAGISTPSGIPDYRGPDSPGRTPMTYQQFVGDPAFRRHYWARNHLGWRHMEAARPNTAHLTLADWERRNVVTGVITQNVDLLHLKAGSRTLVDLHGTYAVVTCLDCGHRQSRWALHEELEHLNPGFLERVASRGAIEVAPDADAVLTDTSDFRMAGCQACSGVLKPDIVYFGESVPAARVHAANDLVDASDLLVVVGSSLTVRSGYRFVRRAVTTGKPVVVVNRGRTRAHDDATLTIDGDCVEVLTLVERALAR; encoded by the coding sequence ATGGTCCGGATTCGTGAGACCGCCTGGACGCCTGCCGAGCGAACCCAGCCTGACCCGGACCTGCCCGACCGCGCGGCCGCGCTCGCCGATCTCCTCCGGGGCCGACAGGCCACGATGCTCACCGGTGCGGGGATTTCGACGCCCTCGGGCATCCCCGACTACCGCGGGCCGGACTCGCCTGGGCGCACCCCCATGACCTACCAGCAGTTCGTGGGCGATCCTGCGTTCCGTCGGCACTACTGGGCCCGCAACCACCTCGGCTGGCGACACATGGAGGCCGCCCGCCCCAACACCGCTCACCTCACACTCGCCGACTGGGAGCGGCGCAACGTAGTGACCGGCGTGATCACCCAGAACGTGGACCTGCTTCATCTCAAAGCGGGCAGCCGGACGCTCGTGGACCTGCACGGCACCTACGCCGTGGTCACCTGCCTGGACTGCGGTCATCGTCAGAGCAGGTGGGCGCTGCACGAGGAACTCGAGCACCTCAACCCGGGTTTTCTCGAGCGCGTGGCATCCCGCGGCGCGATCGAGGTGGCCCCGGACGCCGACGCAGTCCTGACCGACACCTCGGACTTCCGTATGGCCGGGTGTCAGGCCTGTTCGGGCGTGCTCAAGCCGGACATCGTCTACTTCGGCGAGAGCGTGCCCGCCGCCCGAGTCCACGCGGCAAACGATCTCGTGGACGCCTCCGATCTCCTCGTCGTCGTCGGCTCCTCCCTCACGGTCCGCTCCGGATACCGGTTCGTACGGCGGGCGGTGACCACCGGAAAGCCCGTCGTGGTGGTCAACCGCGGCCGCACGCGTGCGCACGACGACGCCACCCTCACGATCGACGGCGATTGCGTTGAGGTCCTCACTCTGGTCGAACGGGCCCTGGCGCGGTAA
- a CDS encoding MBL fold metallo-hydrolase — MRIHQLNCGTMAGLVPTRILLVEAADDLVLVDSGFGLRDVADPAGRLGAMRHALRPALRSHETAVRRIEALGLDPRDVRHIVLTHMDVDHIGGLADFPDAQVHVTAQALTWAVRTPRFLERHRYRRPQWSHGPHFAEYVYGTDRWENFRVHRLDHVAEGMMLVDLPGHAVGHSGVFVPGDDGGNDVLHAGDAFYHRGQISPTVRVPRPIPAMERAMALESRAVPMTHARLAGLAERRRDTLDVVCAHDPSGPGGL, encoded by the coding sequence ATGCGGATCCACCAGCTCAACTGCGGCACGATGGCGGGCCTGGTCCCCACGCGCATCCTGCTCGTGGAGGCCGCGGACGATCTCGTGCTGGTGGACTCCGGGTTCGGTCTGCGGGACGTCGCCGACCCGGCCGGCCGCCTCGGTGCGATGCGCCACGCGCTGCGTCCGGCGCTGCGCAGCCACGAGACGGCGGTCCGACGCATCGAGGCGCTGGGTCTGGATCCGCGGGACGTGCGGCACATCGTGCTGACCCACATGGATGTCGACCACATCGGTGGTCTCGCCGACTTCCCGGACGCGCAGGTGCACGTCACCGCACAGGCACTGACGTGGGCGGTACGGACGCCGCGATTCCTCGAGCGCCATCGGTACCGGCGACCCCAGTGGTCCCACGGGCCGCACTTCGCCGAGTACGTCTACGGGACCGACCGCTGGGAGAACTTCCGGGTGCACCGCCTGGACCACGTCGCCGAGGGGATGATGCTGGTGGATCTTCCGGGCCACGCAGTGGGACACTCCGGCGTGTTCGTGCCCGGCGACGACGGCGGCAACGACGTCCTTCACGCTGGCGACGCGTTCTACCATCGCGGGCAGATCAGTCCGACGGTTCGTGTTCCGCGACCGATCCCCGCCATGGAACGCGCGATGGCGCTGGAGTCGCGTGCGGTGCCCATGACGCACGCCAGGCTCGCCGGGCTGGCCGAGCGCCGCCGCGACACCCTGGACGTGGTGTGCGCGCACGACCCCTCGGGGCCCGGAGGCTTGTGA